One Hyphomicrobium album genomic window carries:
- a CDS encoding PDZ domain-containing protein, whose product MVSAGSPADRAGIVAGDVITTVDRESVGTMPEARTKLGLLKPGEVAHITLLRNAKALTIHATLASPAPQPLEGGAISPELAGAAFGPVQYFVPVTGAEVVSVETDSNAWDTGFRKGDIIRSLDQEPVTSPEQLLSMMKVGRPNLLFNIVRNGEAIFLVVPVAATR is encoded by the coding sequence ATGGTCAGCGCAGGCTCGCCGGCGGACCGTGCCGGCATCGTGGCGGGGGATGTCATAACGACAGTCGATCGAGAAAGCGTCGGCACAATGCCCGAGGCGCGCACTAAGCTCGGCCTCCTGAAGCCCGGAGAGGTCGCCCATATCACCTTGTTGCGCAACGCCAAGGCCCTCACGATCCATGCGACGCTTGCTTCACCGGCGCCACAACCCCTCGAGGGCGGCGCGATCAGTCCCGAGCTGGCCGGAGCGGCGTTTGGCCCCGTGCAATATTTCGTGCCCGTGACCGGCGCCGAGGTGGTGTCGGTGGAGACGGACAGCAATGCCTGGGATACCGGCTTCCGCAAGGGCGATATCATACGCTCGCTTGACCAAGAACCGGTGACTTCACCGGAGCAGTTGCTTTCCATGATGAAGGTCGGTCGTCCGAACCTGCTGTTCAATATCGTGCGCAATGGGGAAGCCATATTCCTGGTCGTCCCAGTCGCCGCCACCCGGTAA
- a CDS encoding S1C family serine protease, which translates to MLRQVTPSVVSLSIKRRATPDEVLLSGAPDTEDSQVQVAASGVILDGERGLIVTCAHQITDADAIKVTLSDGRELTAEQLARDIETDVAVLKVAADNLVSIRFADSSKVHVGDFVVSVGNPFGIGQSISFGVVSALRRSNMPIEGYDNLIQTDASMNPGDSGGALVNLNGELVGLDTAIVGLTGSNVGIGFAMPGNMVRLIAGELIAHGEVRRGHLGVALRDLDSEIASVARAGASAKWCAHHHGQRRLAGGPCRHRGGGCHNDSRSRKRRHNARGAH; encoded by the coding sequence ATACTCCGCCAAGTAACCCCAAGCGTTGTTTCCCTCAGCATCAAGCGGCGCGCCACCCCTGATGAGGTTCTCCTTTCGGGCGCACCGGACACGGAGGACAGCCAAGTCCAGGTCGCGGCCTCCGGCGTGATCTTGGATGGCGAGCGCGGCCTCATCGTAACCTGCGCGCATCAGATCACGGACGCCGATGCGATTAAGGTGACATTGTCCGACGGGCGCGAACTGACCGCCGAGCAGTTGGCTCGCGATATTGAGACGGACGTTGCAGTGCTGAAAGTTGCTGCTGACAACCTAGTGTCGATCAGGTTTGCTGACTCCAGCAAGGTTCACGTCGGTGATTTCGTCGTCTCCGTTGGCAACCCGTTCGGCATCGGCCAATCAATCTCATTTGGCGTCGTTAGCGCATTGCGCCGCTCGAACATGCCGATCGAGGGCTATGATAATCTCATTCAGACCGACGCATCGATGAACCCTGGCGATTCCGGCGGCGCTCTGGTCAACTTGAACGGCGAACTCGTCGGCCTTGACACCGCCATTGTCGGCCTCACTGGCAGCAACGTGGGCATCGGCTTCGCCATGCCCGGTAACATGGTGCGGCTGATCGCTGGCGAACTTATCGCCCACGGCGAGGTGCGCCGCGGACACTTGGGCGTTGCGCTGCGGGATCTTGACTCCGAAATTGCCTCCGTCGCTCGGGCTGGCGCCTCAGCAAAGTGGTGCGCTCATCACCATGGTCAGCGCAGGCTCGCCGGCGGACCGTGCCGGCATCGTGGCGGGGGATGTCATAACGACAGTCGATCGAGAAAGCGTCGGCACAATGCCCGAGGCGCGCACTAA
- a CDS encoding ATP-binding protein, whose amino-acid sequence MGLLGGVSAQWGQQASGSGLGLAIVRDLVQLYGGKITLGQSELGGLKARLTLPEFTAWPT is encoded by the coding sequence TTGGGGTTACTTGGCGGAGTATCGGCGCAGTGGGGCCAGCAAGCGAGCGGCTCTGGGCTCGGCTTGGCTATCGTCCGAGATCTCGTGCAGCTCTACGGCGGCAAGATCACGCTTGGCCAATCAGAGCTCGGCGGACTCAAGGCGCGGCTCACGCTGCCCGAATTTACCGCCTGGCCGACCTAG